Proteins encoded together in one Xyrauchen texanus isolate HMW12.3.18 chromosome 50, RBS_HiC_50CHRs, whole genome shotgun sequence window:
- the tp53bp2b gene encoding apoptosis-stimulating of p53 protein 2b isoform X1, which translates to MMPMFLTVYLSNTDFTELPITPETLCRDVVDMCKEPGEVDCYLAEMWRGSERVIGNSERIIEVLQRWGQQRAEVRFFLRHDRAPGHDTGGHRSAEPLVRRNAVKGTMDRQMENGMVPPCMDITLSELQEMASRQQQQINAQQQVLASKEQRLHFLKLQDQRQQQQQISDQDKLRQLRENAENQEAKLRRVRALKGQVEQKRISNSKLVEEIEQMNSLFQQKQRELVVAVSRVEELSRQLEMLRGGKVDMPVDAGPSSSGELERLYKELQLRNKLNQEQSGKLQQQRDNLNKRNLEVVAMDKRVAELRERLWKKKAALQQKENLPQPEGQSSQSTGPPRVAAVGPYIQTTPAPPVPPRQEILVKPAYPDGTATLPKPLTKPTIGIGFLTSKISNAETNSSSHVHSSTLPRMTSHTSQEKEPEADLRPPPLPLRKNQSSEDLLRDAQSAGRTFGKVPPPVPSKPKPALSGQSTFSKPPYSTGTFPGKARSASQKPPMPIPSQSNALPLPLPPKPDTLPAATVPPFTSETLAGKESSTTLHKHKMGAASSDIISMYTQHSTLGKGYQGQSTLIRSQPRLYGKPVIPSSGGQYPQDSSYLEKPSGLDGEQVEQGQEMERAPRPLSPTKLLPFISNSHRLQSDVDLEALRKRLHHAPRPLKKRSSITEPEGPAGPNIQKLLYQKTTLAAMETTTGTPTTFFQAGAEDGGRQADAEGTRPQEGPHDMTIPECEREEEDLTPPPLPPRTPLLNDTTINSSGLKEPPVKEDLEVYGPAAPEPYIEDYPPYPPPPYPSMTEQEVPGEESAEMKAPEVTGQVTLPPGKRTNLRKTGSERINHGMRVRFNPLALLLDSSLEGEYDLVQRIIYDVEDPSMPNDEGITALHNSVCAGHTEIVKFLVQFGVNVNAADSDGWTPLHCAASCNNVQVCKFLVESGAAVYAMTYSDMQTAADKCEEMEEGYTQCSQFLYGVQEKMGVMNRGVVYALWDYESESPDELSFMEGDCLTILRREDSDETEWWWARCADNEGYIPRNLLGLYPRIKPRQRSLA; encoded by the exons ATGTTTTTGACCGTGTACCTCAGCAACACTGACTTCACCGAGCTTCCTATCACACCGGAGACGCTGTGTCGAGATGTGGTGGACATGTGTaaagagccgggggaggtggacTGCTATCTGGCCGAGATGTGGAGAGGATCTG AGCGTGTGATTGGTAACAGCGAGCGAATCATTGAGGTGCTGCAGCGCTGGGGTCAGCAGAGGGCGGAGGTGCGATTCTTCCTGCGACATGACCGAGCACCTGGACACGATACTG GAGGTCACAGATCTGCAGAGCCTCTTGTCAGGAGAAATGcagtaaagggaacaatggacagacagatggagaatGGA ATGGTGCCTCCATGCATGGACATCACTCTTAGTGAGCTGCAAGAGATGGCGTCACGGCAGCAACAGCAGATCAATGCACAACAACAGGTCTTGGCCTCTAAG GAACAGCGACTGCATTTCCTGAAGCTGCAGGACCAacgccagcagcagcagcagatatCTGATCAGGATAAACTGCGACAGCTGCGAGAGAACGCAGAGAACCAGGAGGCCAAACTGCGCAGGGTTCGAGCTCTGAAAGGACAAGTGGAACAGAAACGCATCAGCAACAGCAAACTGG TGGAGGAAATTGAGCAGATGAACAGTCTGTTCCAGCAGAAGCAGAGGGagctggtggtggctgtgagcCGGGTGGAGGAGTTGAGCCGACAACTGGAGATGTTGCGTGGTGGTAAAGTAGACATGCCTGTCGATGCCGGACCGAGCTCCTCTGGAGAACTAGAGCGACTGTATAAAGAGCTTCAG CTGAGGAATAAGTTGAACCAGGAGCAGAGTGGCAAACTCCAGCAGCAGAGAGACAATCTAAACAAGAGGAACCTCGAGGTGGTTGCCATGGACAAAAGAGTAGCTGAActgagagagagactctggaagAAAAAAGCTGCTCTTCAACAGAAAGAGAACTTGCCT CAGCCTGAAGGGCAGAGCTCTCAGTCTACTGGCCCACCCCGGGTTGCTGCCGTTGGACCGTATATACAGACCACCCCAGCCCCTCCAGTTCCTCCCAGGCAGGAAATTCTGGTGAAGCCTGCTTACCCCGATGGCACAGCCACCCTTCCCAAACCACTCACCAAACCCACCATAG GTATTGGTTTCCTGACAAGTAAAATTTCCAACGCTGAAACCAACAGCAGCTCCCAtgtccactcctccacccttcCCCGCATGACCAGCCACACCTCCCAGGAGAAAG AACCCGAGGCCGATTTGAGACCACCACCTTTGCCCTTGCGCAAGAACCAGAGTAGCGAGGACCTCTTGAGGGATGCACAG TCTGCTGGTAGAACATTCGGGAAGGTTCCTCCTCCAGTTCCCAGCAAGCCCAAACCTGCTCTATCAGGCCAGTCGACCTTCAGCAAACCTCCATACAGCACCGGCACCTTCCCTGGCAAAGCCAGATCAGCCAGTCAGAAACCTCCAATGCCCATTCCATCTCAAAGTAACGCCTTACCTTTACCTTTGCCCCCTAAACCGGACACTTTACCCGCCGCAACAGTCCCTCCTTTCACATCAGAGACTTTGGCAGGGAAAGAATCTTCCACCACCCTCCACAAGCACAAGATGGGGGCAGCGAGTAGTGACATCATCTCGATGTACACCCAGCACAGCACACTTGGGAAGGGTTACCAAGGGCAAAGTACGTTGATTCGTTCACAGCCTCGAT TATACGGTAAACCAGTCATCCCATCCAGCGGGGGGCAATATCCCCAGGACAGTAGTTATCTTGAGAAACCTAGCGGTCTAGATGGTGAACAGGTGGAACAGGGCCAGGAAATGGAGCGTGCTCCAAGACCCCTTAGTCCGACCAAACTGCTACCGTTCATCTCAAACTCCCATCGGCTCCAGAGCGACGTCGACTTGGAGGCCCTTAGAAAAAGACTGCACCATGCGCCCCGACCTCTTAAGAAGCGCAGCTCTATAACGGAACCTGAGGGACCTGCGGGTCCCAACATCCAGAAGCTCCTCTACCAGAAGACTACATTGGCAGCCATGGAGACCACTACCGGCACCCCAACAACATTCTTTCAGGCAGGGGCAGAGGATGGAGGCCGGCAGGCTGATGCTGAGGGCACTAGACCCCAAGAGGGACCCCATGATATGACAATACCTGAGTGTGAAAGAGAGGAAGAGGATCTGACCCCTCCACCCCTTCCTCCTCGAACTCCTCTCCTGAATGATACCACTATTAACAGCTCTGGACTGAAGGAACCACCCGTGAAGGAAGATCTGGAAGTCTATGGTCCGGCTGCACCGGAGCCCTATATTGAGGACTACCCACCTTATCCCCCACCTCCATATCCCAGTATGACAGAACAGGAGGTACCAGGGGAGGAGAGTGCCGAAATGAAGGCTCCAGAGGTCACTGGACAAGTAACGTTACCGCCG GGCAAAAGGACAAACCTTCGTAAGACAGGCTCTGAGCGCATCAACCATGGGATGCGTGTGCGATTTAACCCATTGGCGCTCTTGCTGGACTCATCTTTAGAGGGTGAATATGACCTGGTCCAGAGAATCATATATGAT GTGGAGGACCCCAGTATGCCCAATGATGAGGGCATCACCGCTCTGCACAATTCTGTATGTGCTGGACACACGGAGATTGTAAAGTTCCTGGTGCAGTTTGGAGTGAATGTCAATGCTGCTGACAGCGATGGATG GACTCCACTGCACTGTGCTGCCTCCTGTAATAATGTGCAAGTGTGTAAGTTTCTAGTGGAGTCTGGAGCTGCAGTGTACGCCATGACCTACAGTGATATGCAGACAGCAGCAGATAAGTGTGAGGAGATGGAGGAAGGCTACACCCAGTGCTCCCAGTTTCTCTACG
- the tp53bp2b gene encoding apoptosis-stimulating of p53 protein 2b isoform X2, with translation MMPMFLTVYLSNTDFTELPITPETLCRDVVDMCKEPGEVDCYLAEMWRGSERVIGNSERIIEVLQRWGQQRAEVRFFLRHDRAPGHDTGGHRSAEPLVRRNAVKGTMDRQMENGMVPPCMDITLSELQEMASRQQQQINAQQQVLASKEQRLHFLKLQDQRQQQQQISDQDKLRQLRENAENQEAKLRRVRALKGQVEQKRISNSKLVEEIEQMNSLFQQKQRELVVAVSRVEELSRQLEMLRGGKVDMPVDAGPSSSGELERLYKELQLRNKLNQEQSGKLQQQRDNLNKRNLEVVAMDKRVAELRERLWKKKAALQQKENLPPEGQSSQSTGPPRVAAVGPYIQTTPAPPVPPRQEILVKPAYPDGTATLPKPLTKPTIGIGFLTSKISNAETNSSSHVHSSTLPRMTSHTSQEKEPEADLRPPPLPLRKNQSSEDLLRDAQSAGRTFGKVPPPVPSKPKPALSGQSTFSKPPYSTGTFPGKARSASQKPPMPIPSQSNALPLPLPPKPDTLPAATVPPFTSETLAGKESSTTLHKHKMGAASSDIISMYTQHSTLGKGYQGQSTLIRSQPRLYGKPVIPSSGGQYPQDSSYLEKPSGLDGEQVEQGQEMERAPRPLSPTKLLPFISNSHRLQSDVDLEALRKRLHHAPRPLKKRSSITEPEGPAGPNIQKLLYQKTTLAAMETTTGTPTTFFQAGAEDGGRQADAEGTRPQEGPHDMTIPECEREEEDLTPPPLPPRTPLLNDTTINSSGLKEPPVKEDLEVYGPAAPEPYIEDYPPYPPPPYPSMTEQEVPGEESAEMKAPEVTGQVTLPPGKRTNLRKTGSERINHGMRVRFNPLALLLDSSLEGEYDLVQRIIYDVEDPSMPNDEGITALHNSVCAGHTEIVKFLVQFGVNVNAADSDGWTPLHCAASCNNVQVCKFLVESGAAVYAMTYSDMQTAADKCEEMEEGYTQCSQFLYGVQEKMGVMNRGVVYALWDYESESPDELSFMEGDCLTILRREDSDETEWWWARCADNEGYIPRNLLGLYPRIKPRQRSLA, from the exons ATGTTTTTGACCGTGTACCTCAGCAACACTGACTTCACCGAGCTTCCTATCACACCGGAGACGCTGTGTCGAGATGTGGTGGACATGTGTaaagagccgggggaggtggacTGCTATCTGGCCGAGATGTGGAGAGGATCTG AGCGTGTGATTGGTAACAGCGAGCGAATCATTGAGGTGCTGCAGCGCTGGGGTCAGCAGAGGGCGGAGGTGCGATTCTTCCTGCGACATGACCGAGCACCTGGACACGATACTG GAGGTCACAGATCTGCAGAGCCTCTTGTCAGGAGAAATGcagtaaagggaacaatggacagacagatggagaatGGA ATGGTGCCTCCATGCATGGACATCACTCTTAGTGAGCTGCAAGAGATGGCGTCACGGCAGCAACAGCAGATCAATGCACAACAACAGGTCTTGGCCTCTAAG GAACAGCGACTGCATTTCCTGAAGCTGCAGGACCAacgccagcagcagcagcagatatCTGATCAGGATAAACTGCGACAGCTGCGAGAGAACGCAGAGAACCAGGAGGCCAAACTGCGCAGGGTTCGAGCTCTGAAAGGACAAGTGGAACAGAAACGCATCAGCAACAGCAAACTGG TGGAGGAAATTGAGCAGATGAACAGTCTGTTCCAGCAGAAGCAGAGGGagctggtggtggctgtgagcCGGGTGGAGGAGTTGAGCCGACAACTGGAGATGTTGCGTGGTGGTAAAGTAGACATGCCTGTCGATGCCGGACCGAGCTCCTCTGGAGAACTAGAGCGACTGTATAAAGAGCTTCAG CTGAGGAATAAGTTGAACCAGGAGCAGAGTGGCAAACTCCAGCAGCAGAGAGACAATCTAAACAAGAGGAACCTCGAGGTGGTTGCCATGGACAAAAGAGTAGCTGAActgagagagagactctggaagAAAAAAGCTGCTCTTCAACAGAAAGAGAACTTGCCT CCTGAAGGGCAGAGCTCTCAGTCTACTGGCCCACCCCGGGTTGCTGCCGTTGGACCGTATATACAGACCACCCCAGCCCCTCCAGTTCCTCCCAGGCAGGAAATTCTGGTGAAGCCTGCTTACCCCGATGGCACAGCCACCCTTCCCAAACCACTCACCAAACCCACCATAG GTATTGGTTTCCTGACAAGTAAAATTTCCAACGCTGAAACCAACAGCAGCTCCCAtgtccactcctccacccttcCCCGCATGACCAGCCACACCTCCCAGGAGAAAG AACCCGAGGCCGATTTGAGACCACCACCTTTGCCCTTGCGCAAGAACCAGAGTAGCGAGGACCTCTTGAGGGATGCACAG TCTGCTGGTAGAACATTCGGGAAGGTTCCTCCTCCAGTTCCCAGCAAGCCCAAACCTGCTCTATCAGGCCAGTCGACCTTCAGCAAACCTCCATACAGCACCGGCACCTTCCCTGGCAAAGCCAGATCAGCCAGTCAGAAACCTCCAATGCCCATTCCATCTCAAAGTAACGCCTTACCTTTACCTTTGCCCCCTAAACCGGACACTTTACCCGCCGCAACAGTCCCTCCTTTCACATCAGAGACTTTGGCAGGGAAAGAATCTTCCACCACCCTCCACAAGCACAAGATGGGGGCAGCGAGTAGTGACATCATCTCGATGTACACCCAGCACAGCACACTTGGGAAGGGTTACCAAGGGCAAAGTACGTTGATTCGTTCACAGCCTCGAT TATACGGTAAACCAGTCATCCCATCCAGCGGGGGGCAATATCCCCAGGACAGTAGTTATCTTGAGAAACCTAGCGGTCTAGATGGTGAACAGGTGGAACAGGGCCAGGAAATGGAGCGTGCTCCAAGACCCCTTAGTCCGACCAAACTGCTACCGTTCATCTCAAACTCCCATCGGCTCCAGAGCGACGTCGACTTGGAGGCCCTTAGAAAAAGACTGCACCATGCGCCCCGACCTCTTAAGAAGCGCAGCTCTATAACGGAACCTGAGGGACCTGCGGGTCCCAACATCCAGAAGCTCCTCTACCAGAAGACTACATTGGCAGCCATGGAGACCACTACCGGCACCCCAACAACATTCTTTCAGGCAGGGGCAGAGGATGGAGGCCGGCAGGCTGATGCTGAGGGCACTAGACCCCAAGAGGGACCCCATGATATGACAATACCTGAGTGTGAAAGAGAGGAAGAGGATCTGACCCCTCCACCCCTTCCTCCTCGAACTCCTCTCCTGAATGATACCACTATTAACAGCTCTGGACTGAAGGAACCACCCGTGAAGGAAGATCTGGAAGTCTATGGTCCGGCTGCACCGGAGCCCTATATTGAGGACTACCCACCTTATCCCCCACCTCCATATCCCAGTATGACAGAACAGGAGGTACCAGGGGAGGAGAGTGCCGAAATGAAGGCTCCAGAGGTCACTGGACAAGTAACGTTACCGCCG GGCAAAAGGACAAACCTTCGTAAGACAGGCTCTGAGCGCATCAACCATGGGATGCGTGTGCGATTTAACCCATTGGCGCTCTTGCTGGACTCATCTTTAGAGGGTGAATATGACCTGGTCCAGAGAATCATATATGAT GTGGAGGACCCCAGTATGCCCAATGATGAGGGCATCACCGCTCTGCACAATTCTGTATGTGCTGGACACACGGAGATTGTAAAGTTCCTGGTGCAGTTTGGAGTGAATGTCAATGCTGCTGACAGCGATGGATG GACTCCACTGCACTGTGCTGCCTCCTGTAATAATGTGCAAGTGTGTAAGTTTCTAGTGGAGTCTGGAGCTGCAGTGTACGCCATGACCTACAGTGATATGCAGACAGCAGCAGATAAGTGTGAGGAGATGGAGGAAGGCTACACCCAGTGCTCCCAGTTTCTCTACG